gatAATGTCATTAGCAAACTTAATTATAGAGTGGCTTTAGCAGCATGTCTTCTTTTCGTTGGCTTGCAAATCGACAGAGGAAATCTTCAACAAGCAATCAGCGATAATATGCTCAATGATCTAGCACTAACAACTAATGAATACAACACGGGCAACACTTTATTCTACAGCTGTTTCTTATTGGCAGAGGTACCTTCACAGctaatttcaaaaagttTGGGACCAGATATTTTTATCCCGATCCAAATGTGTGCTTGGTCAGTTGTTGCAATCAGCCAGGCGGCATTATCAGGGAAGACATCTTTCTATTTGACAAGAGCATTGATCGGGATGTTGGAAGGTGGTTTCATTGCTGACTTGGTACTATGGCTAAGCTATTTTTTCACCAGTAAAGAATTGCCAATTAGATTATCCTGGTTCTGGACGACTTTAGCGATAGTTCAAATTTGTTCTTCATTGTTAGCATGTGGTATTTTGAGAATGAGAGGCATTGGTGGGCTAGAAGGGTGGAGATGGTTATTCTTAATTGAAGGTGTAATCACTTTTTTCATTGGAGTTTCAgcattttatttaatggtACCTTCAGCAGTTGAGACAAAGAACTGGATGCACCCAAAGGGTTGGTTTAGTGACCGTGAAGAgaaaattgttgttaaCCGAATCTTGCGTGATGATCCGACAAAGGGATCAATGAATAACAGACAAGCACTTAGTGTCAAGGAATTAGGGGCTAGTTTGATGGACTATAATCTTTGGCCAATTTTTGCTCTTGGACTTATCGCGTATATTGGGAAATCAACTATGGGGACATACTTTACGTTAATCAACAAGGAGTTGGGGTTTTCAACATTcgaaacaa
This sequence is a window from Candida dubliniensis CD36 chromosome 7, complete sequence. Protein-coding genes within it:
- a CDS encoding allantoate permease, putative (Similar to Pichia stipitis ALT1), producing the protein MTATKLSRSSSSSSTTPLLKKDDYTITIVPSNSSSERNEIRDNPFLDPKVEEYYREVYKTSKYECYCVFDPQFEWAKEEEDNVISKLNYRVALAACLLFVGLQIDRGNLQQAISDNMLNDLALTTNEYNTGNTLFYSCFLLAEVPSQLISKSLGPDIFIPIQMCAWSVVAISQAALSGKTSFYLTRALIGMLEGGFIADLVLWLSYFFTSKELPIRLSWFWTTLAIVQICSSLLACGILRMRGIGGLEGWRWLFLIEGVITFFIGVSAFYLMVPSAVETKNWMHPKGWFSDREEKIVVNRILRDDPTKGSMNNRQALSVKELGASLMDYNLWPIFALGLIAYIGKSTMGTYFTLINKELGFSTFETNLLAIPPSILHISFLLGITWLSEKTNERSLVCLIAPLYAIPLIAVIRWWRGSGKQVWATWMLSTLFLGQPYIHAICVAWVSRNSNSVGSRSICSALYNMFVQMGAIIGSNIYQEDDFPLYKKGNTIIFLIEMSLIPLLLLTKAFYIWKNMQKSKIWNKMTEEEREYYRKHSTDSGNKRLDFVFEH